A segment of the Bacteroidia bacterium genome:
CCTGCCACAGTACCTTGCGGCGCGCGAATTTCAGCAGGATAGTCAGGGAAAGTACTTAAGTCGTTGCCAACTATTGCGGAAGCATTAGTAAATTCCGTTCCAGTGAGCTGCATTCCATCTCCTGAGTCTCCTGCAAAACGTATGGTTACTTCTTCTTTTAATACTATCGGTTTTGCCATTGTTGTTACTATTTAAGCAGTGAAATTACAATAAATTCCTAAAATATGAACAAAAATTTGAACAATTCGTTTAATAAATGAAGTTTATACAAACTTATTTTAATCTTTTACTCTCTCTATGTATGTGTCAGTACGAGTGTCAATTCTAATTTTTTCACCTTCATTGATGAACAAAGGCACGTTGATTTTAGCCCCTGTTTCTAAAATAGCAGGTTTCATAATGTTATTTACTGTGTCGCCTTTTACTGCGGGTTCGGCATAAGTAACTACAAGGTCTACAAAGTTAGGAACTTGGGCGGTTACGGGGGTTTCTCCTTCAAACTCTACAATTACGTCAAATCCTTCTTTGAGGTACTTAATTTTTTCGCCAAAGAGTCTTTCTGGAATGTAGTATTGTTCATACGTGCCCCCTTCTATATCCATACAGACAAGGCTGTCCCCATCTTTGTAGGAGTATTGTAGTTTTTTAGTTTCTAAATCTACCACATCAATGGTTTCGCCAGCCCGAAAACGATGTTCTAATATTCTTCCTGTACGGATAGAGCGCATTTTTACTTGGTAAAAGGCGCGTAAGTTCCCTGGGGTACGATGTTGGTATTCTTCTACCACACAGAGCTCTCCTTCAAAACGAATAACAATACCATTTCTCAAATCTGATGTAGTTGCCATAGTTTAAGTATGCTCAATGTTGCTGCAAAGTTACAACTTTATTGCTGACTTATAATAAATAATTTGATTTTTGGGCGTGCCCCTTGCTGACGCAAGGGTCGGGGCATTCCGCACATAGCCCGTAGCACGCCGACCTTGTGGGCAAAAGCCCACAAGGGCACGCCCAAATAATTAAAATCTAACTTTTGAATAATTATTGCAAAAATAAACCTCAATCCTGCTTTCTACTGTGGTAAAGTTTGAATTTCTTGGTATATGTTTTTCTGAATTTTCTCTACCTTTTGAGCAATAATACGCTTCTTAAAAGCCACATACTCATTCATCAAAGCTTGATACAATAAATCCGCTACTAAAGCACAACCTTTTTCAGTAAAATGAATAAAATCAGACATTGCTAAAGGTGGATTTTGGTTAGCCCACTGAAAAATACTTCCTTTACCTCCCATTACTTCAAACAGGTTCCAAAAAGCAACTCCAGCCCTTTGACAAGCCCGATGCTGTGCCTCTACTGCTAATTTTATCCCCTCATAGGTTTGATACCTGTCTTCTACTTTGTGTGCCATGTCCGATACACCTATCATCAAAATGCTTGCCCCAGGATTGGCTTGCTTGATAAGCATAATCATTTGATAAAAGAAATTCTCAAAATGCATAGCCGATTCAGGTCCCACTACATACGGAACTCCATTGGCGCCATATTGAAGAATAATTAACTTTGTGTTGAGCGCTTTGTACTGCATGCTAAGATGAGCAGGATTTATTTTGAAAATTCCTTGCCCACCGTGTCCGCGTAAAGCAAAGTTGTCTACTTGAACACCTACCGTGTCATCTAAGCATATTCCGTAAATATCAGGACTTTTGGTTGCTTTGAAATCGTATCTTATTGTCGGTGTTCCTGATGCAAAAGAGTGTGCAACCATTCCAAACTCTTGCTGAACGGGAAGTTGAGTTTTATACACACTATCACCAATAGTAACCTTCAAATCGCAAGGTGCTTCAACATTGCCCCATAGTAAAGTGGCACGGTTGTACTTTCCAAATTTATTGCTTGAAACAGCAATGTATGCTTTTTTTACACTGCTGTCGTTTGTTTTTGGGCTTGAAAAACGAAACACTAGCCCCCCATACCCATAACGATTGTTGATATATGTATCATGAAACATAGTATAACGTATCCAATTTTCAGACGCTTGTCGATTGTATGAGGGCGGTGTATAAATGTCCTTAATTGGAATAAATCCAGGTCCTCCTCCCCCAAACTGTGCATGAAATTTTTTTCGCAAGTACAAGCTGATTCTGTCCCCTTCTATTTGTGAATCGCCGTAATGAACAATTCGTACCAACTTTTTACTTTGACCCGTTTCTATATCATACAGGGATTGAAAAAAGTTATCCAAAGCAAAAATGCTATCTTTGCTATAATTGTATATTTTTATTTGCTCTGCTTCTTCG
Coding sequences within it:
- the efp gene encoding elongation factor P: MATTSDLRNGIVIRFEGELCVVEEYQHRTPGNLRAFYQVKMRSIRTGRILEHRFRAGETIDVVDLETKKLQYSYKDGDSLVCMDIEGGTYEQYYIPERLFGEKIKYLKEGFDVIVEFEGETPVTAQVPNFVDLVVTYAEPAVKGDTVNNIMKPAILETGAKINVPLFINEGEKIRIDTRTDTYIERVKD
- a CDS encoding GDSL-type esterase/lipase family protein, translating into MRSVPAKVILWLVLFQAIIFLLSYWHKAIQKICIPIRDNKEFKIEFSSVPKLLGTPDHEAIAESEKTKRELEKLQELVKKRKEADSLHQQIQKIEVDTSEEAEQIKIYNYSKDSIFALDNFFQSLYDIETGQSKKLVRIVHYGDSQIEGDRISLYLRKKFHAQFGGGGPGFIPIKDIYTPPSYNRQASENWIRYTMFHDTYINNRYGYGGLVFRFSSPKTNDSSVKKAYIAVSSNKFGKYNRATLLWGNVEAPCDLKVTIGDSVYKTQLPVQQEFGMVAHSFASGTPTIRYDFKATKSPDIYGICLDDTVGVQVDNFALRGHGGQGIFKINPAHLSMQYKALNTKLIILQYGANGVPYVVGPESAMHFENFFYQMIMLIKQANPGASILMIGVSDMAHKVEDRYQTYEGIKLAVEAQHRACQRAGVAFWNLFEVMGGKGSIFQWANQNPPLAMSDFIHFTEKGCALVADLLYQALMNEYVAFKKRIIAQKVEKIQKNIYQEIQTLPQ